In the genome of Sphingomonas alpina, the window CTGGATGACTTATTCCGAAGCCGCGGCGGGAGAGAGGGCCGACAAGATCGAACGAGCGGCCCGTTTCCTGACGACGATGCCGAGGGCCGGACCAGCGTTGCGGCGAGAAGAGGTCCGGAAATGGCGGGTCGGCTCGACCCCCTATGTCTTGATCTATCGCGTGCTGGCTGAAAGGATCGACGTTCTGCGCATCCATCATGGTCGCCAGGACTGGAAACGCGATTGACCCGTATCGGCCTGCTTGGCGGCTCCTTCAATCCGGCGCATCGCGGTCACCGCGCGATCAGCCTGGCCGCGCTCGACGCCCTTGGGCTTGACGAAGTGTGGTGGCTCGTTTCGCCCGGCAATCCGCTGAAGGACAAGGCGCGCGATATGGCGCCCCTGGCCATCCGCCTCGCTTCGGCCCGGGCGATGGCGCGGCATGCACCGATCCGGCCGACCGATATCGAGACCCGGCTCGGCACGCGTTATACCGTTGATACGCTGCGCAAGCTGGTCCGGCTCTACCCGAAAAAGCGCTTCATCTGGCTGATGGGCGGGGACAATCTCGCGCAATTCGATCAGTGGCGCGACTGGCGCGGCATCGCGCGTGAGGTTCCGATTGCGGTCATTGCCCGTCCGGGGTATGAGCATGCTGCCCGCGCGGCTCCCGCGATGGGTTGGTTGCGGCGCTTCATCCGGCCCGCATACCAGGCAAAGAGCTGGACGACGTGGAGAATGCCGGCACTCGTGCTGTTGCGATTCCGCCCTGACCCCACCTCGGCGACCGGCCTGCGCAAGACCGATCCCGCCTGGCAACGGCGTTTTCTGCCGCAATCCGGATCAACACGCTCATCATAGGAATCGTTTTGGCTTCAACTTCACCCGTCATTCGCGCGACCGACCCGGAAGAGGTCGAGGCACTGCACAAGCTGGTCCTGGCTTCGCTCGACGACGATCAGGCGGTCGACACGATCACCATCCCGCTCGCCGGCAAATCGTCGATCGCCGATCATATGGTGATCGCGAGCGGCCGCTCGACGCGCCAGGTCGCATCGATGGCCTCAAAGCTCGCCGAGAAGATCAAGGGCGAGCTTGGCCGCACCACGCGGATCGAGGGGCTGCCGACCGCCGATTGGGTGCTGATCGACGCCGGCGACGTGATCGTCCATCTGTTCCGCCCCGAAGTGCGCAGCTTCTACAATCTGGAGCGGATGTGGGCGTTCGGCGATGCACCGCCGGTGCCTACTGCGCCGGTGCTCGACGCCGACGCCGATACCGATTCCGACGATTAGGCCTTGCTGCTCCATATCGTCGCGCGGGGTCGCATCGGGAAAAGCCCCGAGGCGGAACTGGTTGCGCGCTATCTGAAGCGGCTGTCCTGGCCGACCAAGGTCACCGAGCTACCGGACACAGGCGGCAAGCTGCCGGCGCTTGAGTCGCAGACCCGGATCGTCATGCTCGATGAGACCGGCGACGTGCTGCCTTCGCGCGTTTTCGCCGAGAAGCTCGGACGCTGGCGCGACGATGGCGTGCGCGAGACGCGCTTCATGATCGGTGCAGCCGACGGCTTCGATGATGGCGACCGTGCCGGCGCCGACCTGCTGCTCTCGTTCGGCCGGGCGACCTGGCCGCATATGCTGGCCCGCGCCATGCTCGCCGAGCAATTGTGGCGCGCGACGAGCATCCTTGCCAACCACCCCTATCACCGCGAAGGATAGGCGGTATGCGGGGCGGCACGAAGCTGTGGGGATGGATCGCGGGCGTGGCTGCGCTCGCCCTGGCTGCCCAATCACTTCCCGCTCAGGACCAGCGGCAACGCCTGGCCGAGGCCAAGGCGCAGTCCGAGGCCGCCGCACAGCGCTCCGCCCGGCTCGAGGCGCAGGCCGCCCATGAACAGGATCAGGCGCGTCAGGCGCAGGCGCAGGAGGCGGCCGTCGCCGCGCGCATCCAGCAGGCCGAGGCCGATATCGCGGCCGGGCAGGCGCGGATCGAGATCATCCGCCGCCAGCTCGCCCAGCAGCGTGCGCGGCTCGCGCAGCGTCAGGGGCCGGTCGTCCGGCTGGTCGCGGCATTGCAATCGCTGGCGCGACGCCCCGCCCTGATCAGCATCGTCCAGCCCGGTTCGGTCGGCGACATCGTCCATGTCCGTGCGGTCCTGTCGAGCACCCTGCCGGTGATTCACGCCCGCACCGCCGATGTCCGGGCCGATCTGGCGCGCTCGCGCCGGCTTCAGGCCAGTGCCGCGCTGGCGACTCAGGCACTGGCCGGCAGCCGCGCCAGGCTGGAGGAGCAGCGGCTCGCCTTGACCCGGCTTGAGGCTGAGCACCGGCTGCGTTCGCGTGCGCTCGGGCGCGATGCGCTGTTCGAATCCGATCGCGCCATCGCGCTCGGCGAACGCGCGCGCGATATCGTCGACCTGATGGGCCAGCTCGGCAATCAGGCCGCGGTGCGCGAGAGTCTCGAATCGCTTCCCGGTCCGCTGCCGCGCCCGCCGCGCCCGGGTGAGGTCGCGTCGCCGGTCGATACGGTGTCCTGGTCGCACGCATCTCCACCTTATCGCTTGCCGGTGGTGGGCAAGATCGTCACCGGCCTGGGCGAATTGTCGGATGCCGGCGTGCGCTCGCGCGGGTTGACCATCGCTGCCGCCGCCGACGCAACCGTGGTGGCACCCGCCGCGGGACGGGTCGCTTATGCCGGTATTTTTCGTGGTTATGGCACGATCGTCATACTCGATCATGGCGCCGGCTGGACCTCGCTCGTTTCCGGGCTGGGTTCGGCATCGGTACGGGTCGGCGAGAGTGTCAGCCAGGGCGCACCGATCGGCCGGGCCATACGGGGCGACGATCCGCGCGTGACGGTCGAACTGCGCCGCAAGGGGCGTGCGGTCGACATGACGCCATTGATCGGATGAGGCGGGGCCAATCCGGCCGCATGCCGGCTGGCTCACCCCAGGTTCATCCTTACTGCGCTTTGATCGCGCCGAATTAACCGCTAGAGTTGCGGCAACTGCTCTCCCGATTTGGAAATTTCATGGCTCGTCCCTTCATTCAGGCAACTGCGATCGCCGCCGTTCTGGCGATCGTTCCCGCCACGACCGCCGCCATGGCGCAGGTCGATACCGATGCCTATCGCGAGATCGACCAGTTCATGGACGTCTTCAACCGGGTGAAGGGCGCCTATGTCGACAAGGTCGATGACAAGACGCTGATCAAGGGCGCGATCGACGGCATGCTCGCCGCGCTCGATCCGCACAGTGCCTATGAGACCGGGCTCGACTACGACAATCTGCGCATCCAGACGATGGGCAGCTATGGCGGGCTCGGCCTCACCGTCACGTCGGAGGACGGCGCGGTCAAGGTGATCGCGCCGCAGGAAGATACGCCGGGCTTCCGCGCGGGGATCAAGTCGGGCGATTACATCACCCATATCGACGGCAAGCTGATCTACGGCCAGACCCTGGACGAAGCGATCACCCAGATGCGCGGCACGCCGGGCAGCAAGATCGCATTGACGCTGGTCCGGCCGGGCCGCGACAAGCCGATCGAGGTGACTTTGGTGCGCGAGAAGATCGTGCAGAAGCCGGTCAAGTGGGAGGTCAAGAACGGGATCGGCATCCTCAACATCAATACCTTCTCGGAAAATACCGGCGCTGCGGTGAAGGCGGGCATGCTGGGGATCGAGAAATCGCTCGGCAAACCGCCGCTCGGCTATATCGTCGATCTGCGCGACAATGGAGGGGGCCTGCGCGACGAAGCGATCAACGTCGCCGACAATTTCCTCAATTATGGCGAGATCGTCTCCGAACGCGGCCGCGAAAAGGGCGATATCGAGCGTTTCTACGCCAAGAACGGCGACCCGTCGCGCGGTCTGCCGGTGATCGTATTGGTCAATTCGGGATCGGCCTCGGCATCCGAGATCGTCGCCGGTGCATTGCAGGATCATCACCGCGCGCTGGTCATGGGCGAACGCTCGTTCGGCAAGGGATCGGTGCAGACCGTGCTCGACCTGGGCAATAATTCGGCGCTGCGCCTGACCACCTCGCGTTACTACACGCCGTCGGGACGGTCGGTGCAGGAGGGCGGGATCGAGCCGGACATCAAGGTGCCGCAGATCTCCGACCCCGATTTCAAGACGCGTCCGGTGTTCCGCGAGGCCGATCTGCGCCGTCACCTGATCAACGAGGTCAAGGCCGACAACGCCGTGCTCGAAGAGGATACCAAGGACGATCCGCGCTACAGCGCGACGCCCGACCAGCTCAAGGCCAAGGGAGTCACCGACTTCCAGCTCGATTATGCGCTGAAAACGATCGCCCGGCTTGGCGCCGCGTCGAAGATGGCGGCATCGGCAAAATAATGGCGCGCACCCGCTTCCAGCTCGCGCACGAGCTTGCCTTCTTCCTGCCGGTCGCGCTCATGGCGGGGGCCTTGCTGTCGCAATATTGGGGCGGCCTGTTTCCGTGCGAGATGTGCCATTGGCAGCGCTGGCCGCATTATACCGCGATCGCGCTGGCCGGTTTCGGCTTCCTTGTTCCGCCGCCGGCACGGCGCCTGCTGGTGGTGCTCGCGGCACTTGCGATCGCGGCGAGCGGTGCGATCGGCGTGTTCCATGCCGGGGTCGAATATCATTGGTGGAACGGCATCACGGCCTGCGCATCGAACATCACCGGCTCGGGCGGCACGCCGCAGGACATGCTCGCCCGGATCATGGGTGCGCCGCTGATCCGCTGCGACGTGGCGCAATGGAGCCTGTTCGGAATCTCGCTTGCCGGCTTCAATGCGCTCTTTTCACTTGGCGGTGCCGCCACCATCTTGTGGCTGATGGTACAAGATCGACGCAGATGAGCGGCTGGAAACCCGGCGACGCGAAACGTGCGACGCACGCCATGATCCGGGTGGATCAGGCGGGTGAATATGGTGCGACGCGCATCTATGCCGGGCAACTGGCGGTGATGGGTGATCGATCGCCCGCGGCGCGCGCGATCGCCGGCATGGCCAATCAGGAGGAGCGCCACCGCGCCTTTTTCGACGCGATGATCGTCGAGCGCGGCGTTCGTCCGACCCTGTTGCAGCCCTTCTGGAACGTTGCCGGCTTCGCGCTCGGCGCGGTGACCGCAGCGATCGGTCCGGCCGCAGCGATGGCCTGCACCGTGGCGGTCGAGACCGAGATCGACAAACATTATGCCGATCAACTGATCGAACTGGGCGACAGCGATCCGATCCTGTCGGCGGCGGTGCTGGATTTCCAGGCCGAGGAGGTCGAGCACAGAGAAGCGGCGCTCGCCGCGGGCGCGGAGACGGCGATCGCCTATCCGCTGTTGAGTGCGGTGATCCGCCTCGGCTGCCGCGTCGCCATCGCCACGGCGAAGCGGATATGATGACAGGAATTTTGGAGACGGAAGCGGCGCTGATGCGTTCGACCGTCGGACGGGAGCAAGGCTGATGACATTCGCACTCCGCGCGGCGCTGGCCGCGACGATACTGGCCGGCGGGGGCGTCGCGGCCCCGGCTTTTGCGCAGAATGCGCCGCAGAACGGCGTCCTGGTGATCTACGGCACGCAGAAATGCCCGACCGATCCGAACGGCAACGAGATCGTGGTATGCGAACGTCGCAGCGCGCAGGAACAGTTCCGCATTCCCAAGGAACTGCGCGAACTCGAGATCACGCCCGAGAAGCAAAGCTGGGCGGTGCGTGCCCAGGCCAATGATCAGGCCGGCGCGAGCGGTATCGGCAGCTGCACCAATGTCGGCCCGGGCGGTGGCAGCGGCTGTTTCGTGCAGCAGGCCAATCAGGCGCGGCGCATCAACAAGGACAAGAAGGCGGCCGACAAGCAGGTCCAGGAATCGCTGCCCTGATCGGGCGTCCCGGCGCCTGGCAGTTGGGTTGACTGCATGACCGACACACAGGGGGGCGGGGACCGGTTCGCGGGCCCCATGCGGTCGCGGTCGGTTTGTTCCTGCTCGTCTGGCTGTCGTGCATGTGGTTCGGGTCGTCGGAGTATAATCCCAACAATACGACCCGCCTGTTCGCGGCGATTTCGCTGGTCGATCAGGGCGATGCGACGATCGACGAGTTCGAGGCGCTGACGATCGACAAGGCGCAGTTCGGCGGTCATTACTACATGGACAAGACGCCGGGCATGACGCTGATGGCGCTCCCGGCGGTATGGGCTGCCGACCGGCTGTCGGGCAATGATACCCGCAAGCCGCCGACCGAATTCAACGATCCACGCTACGAGCCTTTCATGAAATTGCGTCTGCGCCTGGCGGTGGCGACGACGGCGGCCGTGCTCATCGCCTTTGCTTCGGTCCTGCTGTTCGACCTGGCGACCGGCATCACCGGTAGCCCGCGGGCGGGGCTGGTTGTCGCGCTCGGCTATGCCATGGCGACGCCCGCCTGGGGCTGGTCGACGACCATGTTCGGCCACGCGCCGGTCGGGGCGCTGTTGCTGATCGCGACCTGGGCGGTGTGGCGCGGCACGTCCGGCACGCGTGAACTCGGCCGCTGGCGCTATCCGTTGATGTTCGGGGCCGCGCTCGGCTGGGCGATCGTGATCGAACTGCCCGCCATCCTGCCCGGTTTCGCGATCGGGCTCTGGGCGATCTGGCGGACGCGCGCCGTGCCGTGGCGGCGGCGTCTGATGCTGGCGGTGATCGCGGCTGCGGCGGGCATTGCCGCCTTGGTCCCGATGCTTGTCTATAACGAGATCGCCTTCGGGTTGCCGTTCAAGGTCGGCTATCAGGGCGTGGTCGGGTTCGAGGGCATGCAACAGGGGCTGTTCGGCCTGACCTATCCGCATATCGAGGTGCTGGCACAGATCATTGCCGGGCCGGATCGCGGGCTGGTGTGGGTCGCACCGATCCTCGTGCTGGCGCCGTTCGGGCTGGCGCGATTGATCCGTGCCCCGGAAACACGTGACCTTGGCTGGCTCGCGGCAGCGATCGCCGTCATCGTGCTGCTGTATAATTCATCCTATTATTACTGGGATGGCGGCTATTCCACTGGCCCGCGCCATTCGGTTCCCGCGCTTGGCTTCCTGGCGCTCGGGCTTGCGCCCTTGTGGCAGGCATGGGGACAAACCGGGCGACGCTGGATCGCCGGGCTGCTGGGCCTGAGCATGGTCATCAATCTCGCCATCGCCGCAGCCGAGGTCACTGCGCCACATGGCTTCCATTTTCCGGTCTATGATCCGGTGATGACGCGCTTCTTCGCTGGAGAGATCCGGACCGTGCCAAGCGACTGGTGGCATTGGAAGACCGGTTTCGGTCTCGCATTCTATCTCGCGCTGGCGCTGCCGATGCTGTGGTTCCTGTTCCGCGCGGTGAGCTTGTCGAGTGCGCCGCCACGGGATAGTCTCGCCCGCATTACCTGACTGGCGTCGCGTGACTGGCGAAGCGTGGAGCACCACGGGGAAGCGCGACCGATCCATGCCGCTCGCCTGGGCAGACCTCATTCGTGAAGGAGCCTCCCATGCCCGATCTGCCCGCGATCCGTATTGCCTTTCTGCTATTCCCCGATGTCACGCAACTCGACCTGACCGGGCCGGCGCAAGTGTTGTCGCGTCTCGGCAATGCGACGATCGATCTGGTCGCGGCGACCCGCGATCCGGTCGCGACCGATGCGGGCTTTGCGCTGCTGCCGACCGCGACATTCGAGGACGCGGTCCAGCCCGACATCCTGTGCATCCCCGGCGGCTTCGGCGTGACCGACGCCAGCGAAGATGCGGCGGCGATGGCGTGGGTCCGTTCGGCGGCGGCTGACGCGATCTGGGTGACCAGCGTATGCACCGGCGCGCTGCTGCTCGGCGCGGCAGGTCTGCTGCGCGGGTATCGCGCGACCACTCACTGGGCGCAACATCACCATCTTGCCGCATTCGGTGCGATCCCGGTGCATGAGCGGGTCGTGTTCGACCGCAACCGCGTGACCGGCGGCGGAGTGACCGCCGGGATCGATTTCGGCCTTGCGCTCACCGCCGCGATCCGCGGCGAGGATCATGCCCGGCTGGTTCAGCTGAGCCTCGAATATGACCCGGCACCGCCGTTCGATGCGGGCTCGCCCGAGCGCGCCGATGCCGCGACGCTTGCGCGCTATCAGGCGCTGGCTGCGCGGCTTGCGCCGGACCGCGACGAACGCACCCGGGCGCTCGCCGCGCGGATGCCGACGGATTAGAGACGGCACCCGCCCGCTCCCCCGCTCAGCCACCCACAGAATATACTGAATGGGTGGCCGGGCGGGGGAGCGGGCTGGTGCCGTCTTGCTGAAAACGATTCTAGGGCTTGCGCTTCATGCCGCGTACCCGGTGCCAGATATAGAAGCCCGCCCCGGCCACCAGCACCACGCCGATCAGTGCATCGGCGCTGTGGAACGCGGCCTTGAGCCGCGGGTCGCTGTTCCATTTCTCGCCCAGCACCATGCCGAGCCAGGCGAGCCCGAAGCACCACGGCCAGGAGCCGACAAAGGTGTACACATGGAATGGCAGCAGCTTCATCCTGGCGACACCGGCCGGAAAGGCGATGAACGAGCGGATCACCGGCAGCAACCGGCCGATCAGCACCGCCGAATTGCCGAAGCGCGCGAAGAATCGGTCGGCGGCGTCAAGCTCGCCCGGGCCGATCAGGACATAGCGGCCCCAGCGCTCGATCGCCGGACGCCCGCCGCGCTTGCCCAGTTCATAGGCCGGAATCGACCCGATATTGCAGCCGATCGCCCCGGCGGTCGCCGCCAAATACAGGTTGAAATGTCCGGTCGAGACGAGATAGCCGGCGAACGGCATGATGATCTCGGACGGCAAGGGAATGCAGGCCGATTCGATCGCCATCAACAGCGCGATGCCGAGATAGCCGCCGCTGGAGATGACCCAGATAGTGAACGTGGCGAGGATGCCCAGGATGTGCTCGATCATGGGCAGATGCGATGGGGGAGGTTGGCGGCGAAGGGAAGCCCTTATTTCCGGGCGACCCGTTCGCCCACCCTGCGCAGATCCTCGACAAACCGGGCAAACTCCTCCTCCTTTTCCGCCTCGTCGGGCAGGCGCAGCAAATAGCTTGGGTGAACCGTGATCCACGCCTCGCCGCCGTCGCCGGGCAGGGCGAGCGCCCGTCCCCGCTCGCGGCCGATGGCCATGGTCTTGCCGAACAGCGAGCGCGCTGCCGTCGCGCCCAGCGCGACCGTCACGCGAGGCTTCACCAGCATGCGTTCCTGATCGATCCACCAGCGGCACGCCTCGATCTCGCCCGCGCCGGGTTTGGAATGGATGCGCCTTTTGCCGCGCTGCTCGAATTTGAAATGCTTGACCGCGTTGGTGACATAGACGCTCGCGCGGTCGATCCCGGCCTCGGCCAGCGCGCGATTGAACATCTGGCCCGCCGGGCCGACAAAGGGCTT includes:
- a CDS encoding type II toxin-antitoxin system RelE/ParE family toxin — its product is MTYSEAAAGERADKIERAARFLTTMPRAGPALRREEVRKWRVGSTPYVLIYRVLAERIDVLRIHHGRQDWKRD
- a CDS encoding nicotinate-nucleotide adenylyltransferase gives rise to the protein MTRIGLLGGSFNPAHRGHRAISLAALDALGLDEVWWLVSPGNPLKDKARDMAPLAIRLASARAMARHAPIRPTDIETRLGTRYTVDTLRKLVRLYPKKRFIWLMGGDNLAQFDQWRDWRGIAREVPIAVIARPGYEHAARAAPAMGWLRRFIRPAYQAKSWTTWRMPALVLLRFRPDPTSATGLRKTDPAWQRRFLPQSGSTRSS
- the rsfS gene encoding ribosome silencing factor; this encodes MASTSPVIRATDPEEVEALHKLVLASLDDDQAVDTITIPLAGKSSIADHMVIASGRSTRQVASMASKLAEKIKGELGRTTRIEGLPTADWVLIDAGDVIVHLFRPEVRSFYNLERMWAFGDAPPVPTAPVLDADADTDSDD
- a CDS encoding 23S rRNA (pseudouridine(1915)-N(3))-methyltransferase RlmH, which gives rise to MLLHIVARGRIGKSPEAELVARYLKRLSWPTKVTELPDTGGKLPALESQTRIVMLDETGDVLPSRVFAEKLGRWRDDGVRETRFMIGAADGFDDGDRAGADLLLSFGRATWPHMLARAMLAEQLWRATSILANHPYHREG
- a CDS encoding murein hydrolase activator EnvC family protein, coding for MRGGTKLWGWIAGVAALALAAQSLPAQDQRQRLAEAKAQSEAAAQRSARLEAQAAHEQDQARQAQAQEAAVAARIQQAEADIAAGQARIEIIRRQLAQQRARLAQRQGPVVRLVAALQSLARRPALISIVQPGSVGDIVHVRAVLSSTLPVIHARTADVRADLARSRRLQASAALATQALAGSRARLEEQRLALTRLEAEHRLRSRALGRDALFESDRAIALGERARDIVDLMGQLGNQAAVRESLESLPGPLPRPPRPGEVASPVDTVSWSHASPPYRLPVVGKIVTGLGELSDAGVRSRGLTIAAAADATVVAPAAGRVAYAGIFRGYGTIVILDHGAGWTSLVSGLGSASVRVGESVSQGAPIGRAIRGDDPRVTVELRRKGRAVDMTPLIG
- a CDS encoding S41 family peptidase; this encodes MARPFIQATAIAAVLAIVPATTAAMAQVDTDAYREIDQFMDVFNRVKGAYVDKVDDKTLIKGAIDGMLAALDPHSAYETGLDYDNLRIQTMGSYGGLGLTVTSEDGAVKVIAPQEDTPGFRAGIKSGDYITHIDGKLIYGQTLDEAITQMRGTPGSKIALTLVRPGRDKPIEVTLVREKIVQKPVKWEVKNGIGILNINTFSENTGAAVKAGMLGIEKSLGKPPLGYIVDLRDNGGGLRDEAINVADNFLNYGEIVSERGREKGDIERFYAKNGDPSRGLPVIVLVNSGSASASEIVAGALQDHHRALVMGERSFGKGSVQTVLDLGNNSALRLTTSRYYTPSGRSVQEGGIEPDIKVPQISDPDFKTRPVFREADLRRHLINEVKADNAVLEEDTKDDPRYSATPDQLKAKGVTDFQLDYALKTIARLGAASKMAASAK
- a CDS encoding disulfide bond formation protein B; the protein is MARTRFQLAHELAFFLPVALMAGALLSQYWGGLFPCEMCHWQRWPHYTAIALAGFGFLVPPPARRLLVVLAALAIAASGAIGVFHAGVEYHWWNGITACASNITGSGGTPQDMLARIMGAPLIRCDVAQWSLFGISLAGFNALFSLGGAATILWLMVQDRRR
- a CDS encoding demethoxyubiquinone hydroxylase family protein, which encodes MSGWKPGDAKRATHAMIRVDQAGEYGATRIYAGQLAVMGDRSPAARAIAGMANQEERHRAFFDAMIVERGVRPTLLQPFWNVAGFALGAVTAAIGPAAAMACTVAVETEIDKHYADQLIELGDSDPILSAAVLDFQAEEVEHREAALAAGAETAIAYPLLSAVIRLGCRVAIATAKRI
- a CDS encoding glycosyltransferase family 39 protein, with protein sequence MFLLVWLSCMWFGSSEYNPNNTTRLFAAISLVDQGDATIDEFEALTIDKAQFGGHYYMDKTPGMTLMALPAVWAADRLSGNDTRKPPTEFNDPRYEPFMKLRLRLAVATTAAVLIAFASVLLFDLATGITGSPRAGLVVALGYAMATPAWGWSTTMFGHAPVGALLLIATWAVWRGTSGTRELGRWRYPLMFGAALGWAIVIELPAILPGFAIGLWAIWRTRAVPWRRRLMLAVIAAAAGIAALVPMLVYNEIAFGLPFKVGYQGVVGFEGMQQGLFGLTYPHIEVLAQIIAGPDRGLVWVAPILVLAPFGLARLIRAPETRDLGWLAAAIAVIVLLYNSSYYYWDGGYSTGPRHSVPALGFLALGLAPLWQAWGQTGRRWIAGLLGLSMVINLAIAAAEVTAPHGFHFPVYDPVMTRFFAGEIRTVPSDWWHWKTGFGLAFYLALALPMLWFLFRAVSLSSAPPRDSLARIT
- a CDS encoding DJ-1/PfpI family protein, yielding MPDLPAIRIAFLLFPDVTQLDLTGPAQVLSRLGNATIDLVAATRDPVATDAGFALLPTATFEDAVQPDILCIPGGFGVTDASEDAAAMAWVRSAAADAIWVTSVCTGALLLGAAGLLRGYRATTHWAQHHHLAAFGAIPVHERVVFDRNRVTGGGVTAGIDFGLALTAAIRGEDHARLVQLSLEYDPAPPFDAGSPERADAATLARYQALAARLAPDRDERTRALAARMPTD
- a CDS encoding DedA family protein, whose protein sequence is MIEHILGILATFTIWVISSGGYLGIALLMAIESACIPLPSEIIMPFAGYLVSTGHFNLYLAATAGAIGCNIGSIPAYELGKRGGRPAIERWGRYVLIGPGELDAADRFFARFGNSAVLIGRLLPVIRSFIAFPAGVARMKLLPFHVYTFVGSWPWCFGLAWLGMVLGEKWNSDPRLKAAFHSADALIGVVLVAGAGFYIWHRVRGMKRKP